From the genome of Bordetella sp. H567, one region includes:
- a CDS encoding UbiD family decarboxylase, protein MTTPTQMPRYTDLRTWLDHLAATDRVAVIRDGAALEHQVAAIAKRLDGRQAAYFTRPGGHGMPVVSGFMSRRAWIAEAMGVPESGLLAAYRRAAEAPLSCEEVPAGQAACQQVVHRDPDVRALLPVPTHSEHDNGPYITAGMVIARNPVTGVQNVSINRIQVHAANRMAVLLLPRHLYSFYKEAEKRGQDLPVAIVIGADPLTLLASQAIMPIDHDELEIAGALHGRPLPVARCLTSDIHVPASAEIVIEGRLLHDVREPEGPFGEFPRYYSAREHREVIAVDVVTHRRDPIYHTIVPAEMEHLLLGSIPREATLLAHLQRSFPGVTDVHLSIGGVGRYHLFVRLRKTHEGQPKNVILCAFGAHYDIKQVVVVDEDVEVHDPRQVEWAIATRFQADRDLMVISGAQGSVLDPSTTVSAGAGAETVPAHLQGISAKMGLDATRPVSYHEHVFTKVRIPGEEDVDLSSWIDAGARMDFGAVPRQ, encoded by the coding sequence ATGACAACCCCAACCCAGATGCCGCGCTACACCGACCTGCGCACGTGGCTGGATCACCTGGCCGCCACCGACCGCGTGGCCGTCATCCGCGATGGCGCCGCGCTGGAGCACCAGGTCGCCGCGATCGCCAAAAGGCTGGACGGCCGCCAGGCCGCCTATTTCACGCGGCCGGGCGGCCATGGCATGCCGGTGGTCTCCGGATTCATGTCGCGCCGCGCATGGATCGCCGAAGCCATGGGCGTGCCGGAATCGGGCCTGCTGGCTGCGTACCGCCGGGCCGCGGAGGCGCCCTTGTCCTGCGAGGAAGTGCCGGCGGGACAGGCGGCGTGTCAGCAGGTGGTGCATCGCGATCCGGACGTGCGCGCCTTGCTGCCCGTGCCCACGCACAGCGAACACGACAACGGGCCCTACATCACGGCCGGCATGGTCATCGCGCGCAACCCCGTCACCGGCGTGCAGAACGTGTCGATCAACCGCATCCAGGTGCATGCGGCCAACCGCATGGCCGTCCTGCTGCTGCCGCGCCACTTGTATTCCTTCTACAAAGAGGCGGAAAAGCGCGGACAGGACTTGCCGGTGGCCATCGTCATCGGCGCGGACCCGCTGACCTTGCTGGCCTCGCAGGCCATCATGCCGATCGACCATGACGAACTGGAAATCGCCGGCGCGCTGCATGGCAGGCCTTTGCCGGTCGCACGGTGCCTGACCAGCGACATCCACGTCCCAGCGTCGGCGGAAATCGTCATCGAAGGGCGCCTGCTGCACGACGTGCGCGAGCCCGAAGGGCCCTTCGGCGAATTTCCCCGCTACTACAGCGCGCGGGAGCATCGCGAGGTGATCGCCGTCGACGTGGTCACGCATCGCCGCGATCCCATCTACCACACCATCGTACCCGCCGAAATGGAGCACCTGCTGCTGGGCTCCATCCCGCGCGAGGCGACCCTGCTGGCGCACCTGCAGCGCAGTTTCCCGGGCGTGACGGACGTACATCTGTCGATCGGCGGGGTGGGGCGCTATCACCTGTTCGTGCGCCTGCGCAAAACGCATGAAGGCCAGCCCAAGAACGTCATCCTGTGCGCCTTCGGCGCGCATTACGACATCAAGCAGGTCGTGGTGGTGGACGAAGACGTGGAAGTGCACGATCCGCGGCAGGTGGAGTGGGCCATCGCCACGCGCTTCCAGGCGGACCGCGACCTGATGGTGATCAGCGGCGCCCAGGGCTCGGTGCTGGATCCGTCGACCACGGTGAGCGCCGGCGCGGGCGCGGAGACGGTGCCCGCGCATCTGCAGGGCATCAGCGCCAAGATGGGCCTGGACGCGACGCGCCCGGTGTCCTATCACGAACACGTGTTCACCAAGGTGCGGATCCCGGGCGAGGAAGATGTCGACCTGTCGTCCTGGATCGATGCGGGCGCCCGCATGGACTTCGGCGCGGTGCCACGGCAATGA
- a CDS encoding UbiX family flavin prenyltransferase, producing the protein MNTPRPKRLVVAITGASGAIYGVRILQYLRRCPEWESHLVLSHSGALTAAQELALKRSDIEDLADVVHNVKDIGASVASGSFPTEGTVVAPCSMKTLAAIALGLADNLVSRAADVAFKERRRVVLLARETPLNLAHLRNMTSVTEMGGIVFPPVPAFYNQPATLDDVVNHTVGRVLDLFGIAHDDLLARWEGLRKPAAAPASEFTSSEGVHP; encoded by the coding sequence ATGAACACGCCGCGTCCCAAACGGCTGGTCGTCGCGATCACGGGCGCCAGCGGTGCCATTTACGGCGTGCGCATCCTGCAGTACCTGCGCCGCTGTCCGGAATGGGAGAGCCACCTGGTGCTGTCCCACTCCGGCGCCTTGACCGCCGCGCAGGAGCTTGCGCTCAAGCGCAGCGATATCGAGGACCTGGCCGATGTCGTGCACAACGTCAAGGACATCGGCGCCTCGGTGGCCAGCGGCTCGTTTCCGACCGAAGGCACGGTCGTCGCGCCGTGCTCGATGAAGACGCTGGCCGCCATCGCGCTGGGCCTGGCGGACAACCTGGTCAGTCGCGCCGCCGACGTCGCGTTCAAAGAGCGGCGGCGCGTGGTGCTGCTGGCGCGCGAAACGCCGCTGAACCTGGCGCACCTGCGCAACATGACCAGCGTCACGGAAATGGGCGGCATCGTCTTCCCACCCGTGCCGGCGTTCTACAACCAGCCCGCCACCCTAGACGATGTGGTCAACCATACCGTGGGGCGCGTGCTGGACTTGTTCGGCATCGCCCATGACGACCTGCTGGCGCGCTGGGAGGGGCTGCGCAAGCCCGCCGCCGCGCCGGCATCCGAATTCACCTCTTCCGAAGGAGTACATCCGTGA
- a CDS encoding enoyl-CoA hydratase/isomerase family protein: MTTLKHPAHALPAELDGFRVDVDVERQRADIVLARPPFNIVSMPQRDQLRLVFEALDEDERVRVIVLRAEGEHFSSGGDIKGFLQASPERVSKLAWNIAAPARCAKPVIAAARGYCFGVGFEISLACDFRLVSETAQYALPEQKLGQIPGSGGSARLQKMVGITRTKDIVMRSRRISAQQAYDWGVATEIVPDGELEAATDRLVAELLAFSPLAQRTAKKLLNDTEDASLSASIELEGHCYSRLRSSDDFREGVEAFHGKRAPVFRGS, encoded by the coding sequence GTGACGACTCTCAAGCATCCCGCCCATGCCCTGCCCGCCGAACTGGACGGGTTCCGCGTCGACGTGGACGTCGAACGCCAGCGCGCCGATATCGTGCTGGCCCGTCCGCCGTTCAATATCGTATCCATGCCGCAACGCGACCAGCTGCGCTTGGTGTTCGAGGCGCTGGACGAGGACGAGCGCGTGCGCGTGATCGTGCTGCGCGCCGAAGGAGAGCATTTCTCCAGCGGCGGCGACATCAAGGGCTTCTTGCAGGCCTCGCCGGAACGCGTCTCCAAGCTGGCGTGGAACATCGCGGCGCCGGCACGCTGCGCCAAGCCCGTCATCGCCGCGGCGCGCGGCTACTGCTTCGGCGTAGGCTTCGAAATCTCCCTGGCCTGCGACTTCCGCCTCGTCAGCGAAACCGCGCAATACGCGCTGCCGGAGCAGAAGCTGGGCCAGATTCCCGGGTCCGGCGGCTCTGCCCGGTTGCAGAAAATGGTAGGCATCACGCGAACCAAGGACATCGTCATGCGTTCGCGGCGGATCAGCGCTCAACAAGCCTACGACTGGGGCGTCGCCACGGAAATCGTGCCTGACGGGGAACTGGAAGCGGCCACCGATCGCCTGGTCGCCGAGCTGCTGGCTTTCTCGCCGCTGGCGCAGCGTACCGCCAAGAAGCTGCTGAACGACACGGAGGACGCGTCCCTGTCGGCCTCGATCGAGCTGGAAGGGCACTGCTACAGCCGCCTGCGCAGCAGCGACGATTTCCGTGAAGGGGTGGAAGCCTTCCATGGCAAGCGCGCGCCCGTGTTCCGCGGCAGCTAG
- a CDS encoding MAPEG family protein, which translates to MDSYYGVAIVTLLSGLLCFGMAFASARAHLKTGILAPAMSGDPVLDRTVRAHVNTLEWMPIFLPALWLFAVYASPLWATVLGVVWIVGRIVYFIGYVAAAEKRRVGFGIQALAATVLVLGALGSIIHLMLTK; encoded by the coding sequence ATGGACTCTTATTACGGCGTCGCCATCGTTACCCTTTTGTCCGGGCTGCTTTGCTTCGGCATGGCCTTCGCCAGCGCGCGCGCGCATCTCAAGACCGGCATCCTGGCGCCGGCGATGAGCGGCGATCCGGTGCTGGACCGCACCGTACGGGCCCATGTGAACACGCTCGAATGGATGCCGATTTTCCTGCCGGCCTTGTGGTTGTTCGCCGTCTATGCAAGCCCGCTGTGGGCGACCGTCCTGGGCGTGGTGTGGATCGTGGGCCGCATCGTCTACTTCATCGGCTACGTGGCGGCTGCTGAAAAACGCCGCGTGGGCTTCGGCATCCAGGCGCTGGCGGCCACTGTGCTGGTGCTGGGTGCGCTGGGCAGCATCATCCATTTGATGCTGACGAAGTAG
- a CDS encoding GntR family transcriptional regulator gives MSAKLRAEGNAANSLSAVAATLRRLLSLDSQHDSLVVSMAYELGLDIIEGRLQAGDDLNSVDLAQRFSTSRTPVREALALLERQGMVEIPPRRRPRVRMASMEEIRNIYEVRAAMHALVCELVAQRATEDDIALLRDRFEAMRTAAEEGNVHDYFLANMQFHDITLQACRNPLLQRTLDSLGLTTFNLRYQTLSQPGRIPQSLEDHSLLMRAFEDRNPVLAASVIRNNIQAALKVLQEKIELHDETRS, from the coding sequence ATGTCGGCGAAACTGCGTGCCGAAGGCAACGCGGCCAATAGTCTTTCGGCCGTGGCCGCCACGCTGCGCCGTCTGCTGTCGCTCGATTCCCAGCATGATTCGCTGGTGGTTTCCATGGCGTACGAGTTGGGGCTCGACATCATCGAAGGCCGACTGCAGGCCGGCGATGACCTGAATTCCGTCGATCTCGCCCAGCGGTTTTCCACCAGCCGTACGCCCGTGCGAGAGGCGCTTGCGTTGCTGGAGCGGCAGGGCATGGTGGAAATCCCGCCGCGTCGCCGTCCGCGCGTGCGCATGGCCAGCATGGAAGAGATCCGCAATATCTACGAAGTGCGCGCCGCCATGCATGCGCTGGTTTGCGAGCTGGTCGCGCAGCGGGCCACCGAGGACGATATCGCCCTGCTGCGGGACCGTTTCGAGGCCATGCGCACGGCCGCCGAAGAGGGCAACGTCCATGATTACTTCCTGGCCAATATGCAATTTCACGACATCACCCTGCAGGCGTGCCGTAATCCGCTGCTCCAGCGGACGCTGGATTCCCTGGGCCTGACGACGTTCAACCTGCGCTACCAGACACTGTCGCAGCCGGGCCGCATCCCGCAGTCGCTTGAAGATCATTCCCTGTTGATGCGCGCGTTCGAGGATCGCAATCCCGTATTGGCGGCGTCCGTCATCCGCAACAATATCCAGGCCGCGCTGAAGGTCCTGCAGGAAAAGATCGAGTTGCACGACGAGACCCGGTCCTAA
- a CDS encoding enoyl-CoA hydratase-related protein, whose product MKKYETLLLEQDEHVLTVVLNRPEAGNALNTLMLTEVVDLLATLYVDPQGVRCVVLTGAGDRIFCAGGDLKERKGMTDEAWRRQHALTEQMMRHFQELPIPVIAAVNGAAYGGGCELAVAVDFAYAADTARFALTEVTLGIIPGAGGTQNLPRACGVRRAKEIILTGLPFSAQDALEWGVVNKVCSPAGLLPEAQATARRIAGNAPVAVQQARKSITMATQSDLATGYRFELEAYYRTIPTQDRLEGVLAFNEKRKPVFQGR is encoded by the coding sequence ATGAAAAAATACGAGACGCTGTTGCTGGAGCAGGACGAACATGTACTGACGGTCGTGCTGAACCGGCCCGAGGCCGGCAACGCGCTCAATACGCTGATGTTGACCGAAGTGGTGGATCTGCTGGCCACGCTGTACGTGGATCCGCAAGGCGTGCGCTGCGTCGTGCTCACCGGCGCCGGCGACCGTATCTTCTGCGCGGGCGGTGACCTGAAGGAACGCAAGGGCATGACGGACGAGGCATGGCGCCGCCAGCATGCCCTGACCGAACAGATGATGCGGCATTTCCAGGAGCTGCCCATCCCCGTCATCGCCGCGGTCAACGGCGCGGCCTACGGCGGCGGCTGCGAGCTGGCGGTGGCCGTGGATTTCGCCTATGCCGCCGATACCGCCCGCTTCGCGCTGACCGAGGTAACGCTGGGCATCATCCCCGGCGCGGGAGGCACGCAGAACCTGCCCAGGGCCTGCGGTGTGCGCCGCGCCAAGGAAATCATCCTGACCGGCCTGCCTTTTTCAGCCCAGGATGCCTTGGAATGGGGCGTGGTGAACAAGGTATGTTCGCCGGCCGGGTTGCTGCCGGAGGCGCAGGCGACCGCGCGCCGCATCGCCGGCAATGCGCCGGTCGCGGTGCAGCAGGCCAGGAAGTCCATCACCATGGCCACGCAATCGGACCTTGCCACCGGATACCGGTTCGAACTGGAAGCCTATTACCGCACCATCCCGACCCAGGATCGCCTGGAAGGCGTGCTGGCGTTCAACGAGAAAAGAAAGCCCGTGTTCCAGGGACGGTAA
- a CDS encoding amidohydrolase family protein — translation MAERAASEDSEVESRQTPRRSHLPVRPQWLARRAEPVLEPGLPIIDPHHHLWDHPGNRYLLQDFLADAGSGHDIRATVFIECGSMYRPDGDPLLRPIGETEFANGAAAMAASGLYGRCRVAAGLVAYADLLAGDRAGAVLEAQIAAGNGRVRGIRNISAWHKDPAARGSLADPPPGMLLDASFQRGFSHLRRLGLAFDAWMYHTQLSELCVLAARFPDTTIVLNHVGGPIGIGPYANQRDQVFQAWRASIGALAAYPNVHLKVGGFGMRLFGFGFQDHELPPLSEALAPAWRPYVDTAVQAFGTDRCMFESNFPVDKAVCSYASVWNTFKRLTAGWSASERADVFSGTACRVYRLALD, via the coding sequence ATGGCAGAGCGGGCCGCAAGCGAAGACAGCGAAGTCGAAAGCCGGCAAACGCCGCGCCGATCCCATCTGCCGGTACGGCCGCAATGGCTGGCGCGCCGCGCGGAGCCCGTGCTGGAGCCGGGCCTTCCCATCATCGATCCCCATCATCATTTGTGGGACCATCCTGGCAACCGTTATCTGCTGCAGGACTTCCTGGCCGATGCCGGCAGCGGCCACGACATTCGCGCCACCGTGTTCATCGAATGCGGCTCCATGTACCGGCCGGATGGCGATCCCTTGCTTCGTCCCATAGGCGAAACGGAATTCGCCAATGGCGCGGCCGCCATGGCCGCCAGCGGTTTATATGGAAGGTGTCGCGTGGCCGCGGGCCTGGTGGCCTATGCGGATCTGCTGGCGGGCGACCGCGCCGGCGCGGTGCTCGAGGCGCAGATCGCCGCCGGCAACGGCCGTGTCCGCGGCATCAGGAATATTTCGGCATGGCACAAGGACCCGGCGGCTCGCGGTTCCCTCGCGGACCCGCCGCCGGGCATGCTGCTGGACGCCTCGTTCCAGCGAGGCTTTTCGCATTTGCGGCGGCTGGGCCTGGCCTTCGACGCCTGGATGTATCACACGCAGTTATCCGAGCTCTGTGTGCTGGCCGCGCGGTTTCCGGATACGACCATCGTGCTGAACCACGTGGGCGGCCCGATCGGTATCGGTCCCTACGCGAACCAGCGCGACCAGGTCTTCCAAGCCTGGCGTGCGTCGATAGGCGCGTTGGCCGCATATCCGAACGTACACCTGAAGGTGGGTGGATTCGGCATGCGCCTGTTCGGCTTCGGCTTCCAGGATCACGAGCTGCCGCCCTTGTCCGAGGCGCTGGCGCCCGCCTGGCGCCCTTATGTCGACACCGCGGTCCAGGCTTTCGGCACGGACCGGTGCATGTTCGAAAGCAATTTCCCCGTGGACAAGGCCGTGTGTTCCTACGCTTCCGTCTGGAACACCTTCAAGCGGCTGACCGCGGGCTGGTCGGCCAGCGAACGCGCCGACGTCTTCAGCGGCACGGCCTGCCGCGTCTACCGGCTGGCGCTGGACTGA
- a CDS encoding CaiB/BaiF CoA transferase family protein: MGIPSATSSLDRDALPSLSGVRVIDLSMFLAGPYCTQQLADLGAEIIKIEPKDGDSTRALPPHFHEGESLYFLGTNRSKKGMVLDLAQAEGRAVVHRLAATADVVIDNFRPGVTAKLEVDFATLSRINPRIICCSISGYGQDGPYARRPAYDMIVQALSGGMSLTGEPGARAVRAGVPIGDICAGLHAVIGVLAALREREQSGLGQFVDISMLDVQVAMLSYQGVYHLYSGEVPGRQGRGHASIPTYASFQAADEQDVLICANTEKMWVALCEVLELPDLPGDSRFLTNELRHAHRAELEPLLTQAFARHGRDEWLARLTARGVPCAPVNSVADALADEQVRHRGMVCTIEHTLGGEIGVLGNPVKMSRSPSAPFRSPPLLGQHTEEILRELEYPPEQIGALRARGVVA, from the coding sequence ATGGGCATTCCATCCGCCACCTCTTCCCTCGATCGCGACGCGCTGCCGTCCCTGAGCGGCGTGCGCGTCATCGATCTGTCCATGTTCCTGGCCGGGCCATACTGCACGCAGCAGCTCGCCGACCTTGGCGCCGAGATCATCAAGATCGAACCCAAGGACGGCGACTCCACGCGCGCGTTGCCGCCGCATTTCCACGAGGGCGAGAGCCTGTATTTCCTGGGCACCAACCGCTCCAAGAAGGGCATGGTGCTGGATCTCGCGCAGGCGGAAGGCCGGGCAGTCGTGCACCGGCTGGCCGCCACCGCGGACGTGGTCATCGACAATTTCCGTCCCGGCGTGACGGCCAAGCTGGAAGTGGATTTCGCCACGCTCTCCAGAATCAATCCGCGCATCATCTGTTGCTCGATATCCGGATATGGCCAGGATGGCCCGTATGCCAGGCGGCCCGCCTACGACATGATCGTGCAGGCCCTGTCCGGTGGCATGAGCCTGACCGGCGAGCCGGGCGCGCGCGCCGTGCGCGCGGGCGTGCCCATAGGCGACATCTGCGCCGGCCTGCACGCGGTCATCGGCGTGCTGGCCGCGCTGCGCGAACGCGAGCAATCCGGCCTGGGCCAGTTCGTCGATATCTCCATGCTGGACGTGCAAGTGGCCATGCTCTCGTACCAGGGCGTGTATCACCTGTACTCCGGCGAAGTGCCGGGCCGGCAGGGGCGTGGCCATGCCTCCATACCGACGTATGCCTCCTTCCAGGCGGCCGACGAACAGGACGTGCTTATCTGCGCCAACACCGAGAAGATGTGGGTGGCCCTGTGCGAGGTGCTGGAGCTGCCGGACTTGCCGGGCGACAGCCGCTTCCTGACCAATGAATTGCGCCATGCGCACCGTGCCGAACTGGAGCCCTTGCTCACGCAGGCGTTTGCCCGGCACGGCCGCGACGAATGGCTGGCGCGCCTGACGGCGCGCGGCGTGCCGTGCGCCCCCGTCAATTCGGTGGCCGATGCGTTGGCCGACGAGCAGGTGCGCCATCGCGGCATGGTGTGCACCATCGAACACACGCTGGGCGGCGAAATCGGCGTCCTGGGCAACCCGGTGAAGATGTCGCGTTCGCCCTCGGCGCCGTTCCGCAGTCCACCGCTGCTGGGGCAGCACACCGAAGAAATCCTGCGTGAACTGGAATACCCGCCCGAGCAGATCGGGGCCCTGCGCGCGCGCGGCGTCGTGGCCTAG
- a CDS encoding Zn-ribbon domain-containing OB-fold protein — MTFDTPLIPSANPRLSADHVRTAGTGIRLVGQTCKDCGKSLFPRTGVCPACQSVNLADSEMPDEGVLYSWSVVHVAPKPWTTPYVIGYVDLPNQVRVFSHIGGAPDSLRVDMPVRLEAVAAAHGETAGQPPFRFSPVQKGVL, encoded by the coding sequence ATGACATTCGACACCCCTCTCATTCCCAGCGCGAACCCGCGCTTGTCGGCGGACCACGTCCGTACGGCGGGCACGGGCATCCGGTTGGTCGGGCAGACGTGCAAGGACTGCGGCAAGTCGCTGTTCCCGCGAACGGGCGTGTGCCCCGCCTGCCAGTCCGTCAACCTGGCCGACAGTGAGATGCCGGACGAGGGCGTGCTGTACAGCTGGTCGGTGGTGCATGTCGCGCCCAAGCCCTGGACCACACCCTATGTGATCGGCTACGTGGACCTGCCCAACCAGGTGCGCGTGTTCTCCCATATCGGCGGCGCGCCCGACAGCCTGCGGGTCGATATGCCGGTGCGCCTGGAAGCTGTCGCCGCCGCCCATGGCGAGACGGCGGGACAGCCGCCTTTCCGTTTCAGTCCCGTCCAGAAGGGAGTCCTCTAA
- a CDS encoding thiolase family protein, with protein sequence MRKVSVIGTGMIKFGKYPDVSLADLGWPAVKQAIADAGIEPRDIDALFCGTGLGGPMPGQRIFGRLGLAGLPIINVENACSSGSSALSLGYTAIASGRYDIVMAMGVEKLTKFNGGTIPLEREDWEVANGLVMPALYAMRARRYMHDYGLTREQLASVVVKSRRHAALNHDAQLRKETTVEEVLASRMIADPFTLYQCCPTGDGAAVVILCAEELAPKYCSRPVKVVASHVASGVFESGPRDMTNPEITVRCARETYEEAGLGPEDIDVAEVHDAFTSAELMYYEAFGFCERGEAAQLLESGATSLGGRIPVNPSGGLLSKGHPVAATGAAQVVEVVRQLQGRCGSRQVEGAKVGLTHATGGGISGFDHGVCAIHVFAV encoded by the coding sequence ATGCGCAAAGTCTCTGTCATCGGCACGGGAATGATCAAGTTCGGCAAATATCCCGATGTCAGCCTCGCCGACCTGGGGTGGCCCGCGGTCAAGCAGGCCATTGCCGACGCCGGCATCGAGCCGCGCGACATCGATGCGCTGTTCTGCGGCACCGGCCTGGGCGGCCCCATGCCGGGGCAGCGCATCTTTGGCCGGCTGGGGCTGGCGGGGCTGCCCATCATCAACGTCGAGAACGCCTGCTCCAGCGGCTCTTCCGCGCTCAGCCTCGGCTACACCGCAATCGCCAGCGGCCGATACGACATCGTGATGGCCATGGGCGTGGAGAAGCTGACCAAGTTCAACGGCGGCACTATCCCCCTGGAACGGGAGGACTGGGAAGTGGCCAACGGTCTGGTCATGCCGGCGCTGTACGCCATGCGGGCGCGGCGCTACATGCATGACTACGGCCTGACCCGCGAGCAATTGGCCAGCGTGGTGGTGAAGTCGCGCCGCCACGCCGCGTTGAACCACGATGCGCAGCTGCGCAAGGAAACCACGGTGGAAGAGGTACTGGCCTCGCGCATGATCGCCGACCCTTTCACGCTGTACCAGTGCTGCCCCACCGGCGACGGCGCTGCCGTCGTCATCCTGTGCGCGGAGGAGCTGGCTCCCAAATACTGCAGCCGGCCCGTCAAGGTGGTGGCCTCGCACGTGGCGTCGGGCGTATTCGAAAGCGGGCCGCGCGATATGACGAATCCCGAGATCACCGTGCGCTGCGCGCGGGAGACCTACGAGGAAGCGGGCCTCGGCCCCGAGGACATCGACGTCGCCGAAGTGCATGACGCCTTCACCAGCGCGGAGCTGATGTACTACGAAGCCTTCGGCTTCTGCGAACGCGGCGAGGCGGCGCAGTTGCTGGAAAGCGGCGCCACGTCCCTGGGCGGCCGGATACCGGTCAATCCCAGCGGCGGCCTGTTGTCCAAGGGGCACCCCGTGGCCGCGACCGGGGCCGCGCAGGTGGTCGAGGTGGTGCGCCAGCTGCAGGGCCGCTGCGGCAGCCGGCAGGTGGAAGGGGCGAAGGTGGGACTGACGCACGCCACGGGCGGGGGCATCAGCGGCTTCGATCATGGCGTCTGCGCGATCCACGTGTTCGCGGTCTAG
- a CDS encoding alpha/beta fold hydrolase, translated as MSRPIAELHCRVQGTGPAVVLLHPAGLDHTAMAGVAAALAASPVKRRVVSVDLRGHGLSPDAAAGTSMADHADDVNALIGRHCEGAAVVLGVSFGGMVAQELALRHPASVAGLLLCGCGATFADEFRPALRQRGLDAERNGMAAVVDTTLDRWFTPAARSGPLADAVRDRLLRDKPANWSATWQTIATHDALPRLGAVRVPTAVVAGEHDAATPAAASRQLAAAISAARWICIPGAPHMMQLECGDAFNAQVLAFLASRAAGAGRGAAGVAP; from the coding sequence ATGAGCCGTCCGATCGCGGAACTGCATTGCCGTGTGCAGGGTACCGGCCCGGCCGTTGTCCTGCTGCATCCGGCCGGCTTGGACCACACCGCCATGGCGGGCGTGGCCGCCGCGCTGGCCGCATCGCCGGTGAAGCGGCGCGTGGTCTCGGTGGACCTGCGTGGCCATGGCTTGTCGCCCGATGCGGCGGCCGGCACATCGATGGCGGATCACGCCGACGATGTGAACGCGCTCATTGGGCGCCATTGCGAGGGCGCGGCCGTCGTACTGGGCGTGTCGTTCGGCGGCATGGTGGCCCAGGAGCTGGCATTGCGGCATCCCGCTTCGGTGGCCGGCCTGCTCCTGTGCGGCTGCGGCGCCACCTTCGCGGACGAATTCCGCCCCGCGTTGCGGCAACGCGGACTGGACGCCGAGCGCAATGGCATGGCCGCCGTCGTCGACACCACGCTGGACCGCTGGTTCACGCCCGCGGCGCGGTCCGGTCCGCTGGCGGATGCCGTGCGCGACCGGCTGCTGCGCGACAAGCCAGCGAACTGGTCCGCGACCTGGCAGACGATAGCCACACACGATGCGCTGCCGCGGCTCGGGGCGGTCCGGGTTCCCACCGCGGTCGTCGCGGGCGAGCACGATGCCGCCACGCCGGCCGCCGCCAGCAGGCAATTGGCCGCGGCCATATCGGCCGCCCGGTGGATATGCATTCCCGGCGCGCCGCATATGATGCAGTTGGAATGCGGCGATGCCTTCAATGCCCAGGTGCTGGCATTCCTGGCGTCGCGGGCAGCCGGCGCCGGCCGTGGCGCCGCGGGAGTGGCGCCTTGA
- a CDS encoding alpha/beta fold hydrolase: protein MNTPSDTGTQGLNHVLYADAATDVTLLLVHPLGADQAFWDDCVRHWAPVVSCLACDLRSAGRSPRSAGPAYIGRHVADLEALRVQLGLRQVVPVGCAIGSMIAAAYAASHADSVAAVVLSNPTLRTSPKAAEALRVRAAAVLAGGMSAILPAAVDTPFLNQPMDERRDRYVRRFASQDAQAYADSILGIVDADVSAEIAALRCPALVVAGAHDTLLPPEQALQVHQALADSRFLQFENAAHFLPYQQPAEFARQVLQFLARTGNLH from the coding sequence TTGAACACACCGAGCGATACCGGCACGCAAGGCTTGAATCACGTCCTGTACGCGGACGCCGCGACGGACGTCACGCTGCTGCTCGTGCATCCATTGGGCGCGGACCAGGCGTTCTGGGACGACTGCGTGCGGCATTGGGCCCCGGTGGTGTCCTGCCTGGCCTGCGACCTGAGGTCGGCGGGGCGATCGCCGCGTTCGGCCGGGCCGGCTTACATCGGGCGGCACGTCGCCGACCTGGAAGCGCTGCGCGTGCAACTGGGCCTGCGGCAGGTCGTTCCGGTCGGGTGCGCCATCGGTTCCATGATCGCGGCCGCCTATGCGGCCAGCCACGCGGACAGCGTGGCCGCCGTCGTGCTGTCGAACCCCACTTTGCGCACCTCGCCGAAAGCCGCCGAGGCGCTGCGGGTGCGCGCCGCCGCCGTGCTGGCCGGCGGCATGTCGGCCATCCTTCCCGCGGCGGTGGACACGCCTTTCCTGAACCAGCCCATGGACGAACGGCGCGACCGCTATGTCCGGCGCTTCGCGAGCCAGGATGCCCAGGCCTACGCCGATTCCATCCTGGGCATCGTCGATGCCGACGTCAGCGCCGAGATCGCGGCCTTGCGTTGCCCGGCGCTGGTGGTCGCCGGGGCGCACGACACGCTGCTGCCGCCCGAGCAGGCGCTGCAGGTGCACCAGGCGCTGGCCGATTCGCGATTCCTGCAATTCGAGAACGCCGCCCACTTCCTGCCGTACCAGCAGCCGGCCGAGTTCGCGCGGCAAGTCCTGCAATTCCTTGCCCGGACCGGCAACCTTCATTGA